The genomic stretch CCGGGTCCCGGTGTCCCCGGTTGGACCCTCCTCTCGGCCTCAAATGAATGTTCGGCGGCGGTACCTCTTCCCCGCGCGGCCGCCGCGACCCCGGAGTGACCCCACTGACCCAGGCGGACCTCCGGCCTCCCTCTGAGGCCTCGGAAAGAGGCCCCGACTCCGACCCGGTCCCCTCCCAGGAGAGTCCGAGCTGACCGGGGCCAGTCTTGTGTCAGTCACTGAGCAAATGCGCCGTGGGCGCCGGCCGGGCCGGATCGGCGAGCAGCGCCTTCCCCGCCCTCGGGCCGCGCGGTCTGGGCTGAGTGTGGCTGCGGAGCAGTCCGGGAGGCAGCCTGGCCTAGGTCGGGGGAAGTGGTGTTTAGGTGAAGTCCCTGGATGGGGGCGGGGCCCATCCAGGGTGAAGGACAGCTCCCACCGAGACAGGACCACGTGGCTGCTGCAGAGAGTGAGGGGAGAAGTGGGTGGGCCAGACCCTGCCAGGAGACCTCACGGGCTCGACGGGGACTGGAATCTCTCGGAGACCAGTGGGAAGCCAAGGGGGGAATCGTCTGGATCTGGCTGGTATGGGCCACTGTCCTGGTCTGTGGCAAGGCAGACAGGAGAGTGTGGtggctgggggcaggctgaggtggCCCCTCCTGGGCATGAGAAACAAGACCCACGCAGGGTAGAGCCCAGGTCAGCTGGGCACTTGATCAGGACTTTGCCTCTCCTGGACTGGTTCCAGCCCTTTCCTGTCCACGTTGAAGCCTGACTGCCCCTGGCCCGGCCAAGCTGCTACCATTAGTGCTTCCCAGCCTGGTCACCACTGTCCTGGTCTCAGCCCCTGCCTGACCTTCCTCACACTGCCCCTTGCCCCATCTCTAGGCTGTTCCTTCTCAAGACATACCCACTGGGGCAAAGTGCTCTGGGAAGCCTTGGGTCAAAGGTGTTGGGGGAAGGGTAGAGGAATGGTCTTATAGCAACAGGTACAAGGGCTAAAGCCTGATGACCTTTACTCTGGGAGGAAGATGCTGGGAGTGCCAGAGCAGCAGGCATCTTGGACAGCCTCATCTTCCCCTGCACTTGCAGGCTATCTAGGCAGGAGGATCTGAGAGGGCCAGGGATGGCTTTAGGTAGCCTGCTTGGTCCAGAAGGTAGACCCATGAGCCTAGAATCCAGATTCAAGATAGGCCAGAGAGGGGTGGGAACAACTAGTAGATAGGCTGAGACTAAGAAAACCTTCAGAGAACTCCTGTTTCTGGGAGAGGGGTACTGTGGGGGCTTCTGGGCTTACAGGGAGACCCCTGCCTCCTTGCCTGCCTTGGAGAGAGAGTACTCTCAGGGAGTTCCCTGGGCTGGCACAGCTGGCTGTCTCCTTTCCTGCTGAGAGCCTCCCAAGGAGCCCTGGAGGAGTCCATGCCCCACCTCCTTCCCAGCAGGCTCTGGCTCGGGAGCCCCCTAGCCAGCCTGAGCCTTACCCCGACCTGGTTCTCAGGAGACCCACCGGCTGTACCGCCTGAAGCTGGAGGAGCTGACCAAGCTGCAGAACAACTGTACCAGCTCCATCACTCGGCAGAAGAAGCAGCTCCAGGAGCTGGCCCTTGTCCTGAAGAAGTTAGGACCTGTCCCCGTATTCTCCCTCATGCCCTCCCATACCTCATCATACCCCCCCCCCATACCCTGTGGCCTCGGACTGGGGGTGGGTGTCTGACCTGGTGGGGTAGAGAGCTGGCACTGACTCCCAGATGTCCCTGGGCATGGCCTTTCCCCTCTCTGGGTTGCATTTGCTCTCCTGCCGTGCAGGTGTCAGGTGTGATGTCACACGTGGGGGTCCCCTGTTCTGACTCTGGCTTCTGTGGCCGCACCTGCAGATGTAAACCCTCCCTCCCGTCAGAGGCCGAGAAAGCTGCGCAGGAGCTGGAAAACCAGATCAAGGAGCGACAAGGCCTTTTCTTTGATATGGAGGCCTACTTGCCCAAGCAGAATGGGTGAGATTCCTCCCCCAAGCTCAGTTCACAGCCATTTCTGAGAGGGAGGCCTGAAGCACCGTCTTCCTCTGCTTGGTTTCCTGCACCCACTCTGGGCTGACCAGTCAGACACAGTCCTGTCTCAGGGACAGCCTGAGTGACAGTGACAGCTCACTGCAATGAATGCTTTGTGGGGGAAGTGTAGGGAATGGGGGGAGCACAGTGAGGGGTACCTAACCACTTGGGAGGTCGGAGAAAGCCTCCTGGAGTAGGTGGTGCCTGAGCTGAGTCATAAGGATCAAGAGGAGTGAGCCAGGCCGACATGGGAAGGCAGAAATCGTAGGTGTCATGGCCATAGCTCACAGTAGGAGGTAAGAGGTTGCAGTGAGACCAGAGGGGGAGCCAGCCTGCAGAGCTTCCCTCTGGCCCAGTGGGCAGGGGAGAGTGACAGGTCAGTCATGCACTTAGATCAGCTGCAGTCACAGCAGAGGACATGGCAGAAGCCTAGGCTTAGGGAAAACAATCCCGCAGAGACTGCAGGCAGCAAGACAACTGGGAGAGAGCGTGTCCCAgaaggcaaggaaggaaggactgGCCAGTAGCCTCAGATCAGTTGGCCCAGGGCAGCGTGGGAGGCAGTCAAATGCAATACAGAAGGGGAAATGTTTCCTGGAAGTCAGGGTGACCTTGGAGAGAACCACTTCACAGGAGGGTAGGGGTGGAAGTTGATATTGGGGATGACAGAAGAGCTGAGGAGACAGCCAAGTTTAGGCCGTGCTTCAGAAGCTTGGCTGTGAGTGGAAGGAGAAACTGGTAACTAGAAACCAGTGACTAGAACTTGGCATGAGAGTTGAGGAGTGGCTTTTGTTTGGATGTGTGTGTAACTTTGTACATAGGAAAGACTTGAGCGTATCTACCTGCTGAGAGGTGGGCCAGCAGAGGGAGAGACCCAGAAGAGGTGCACTAAGCAAtggagggaagtccctggggaggTGGGAAAGGGCGGGTGTAGGCCCTTGTTGTCTGGGATGAGGGGGGTTGCAGAGATGAGGGTGAGGAGGCGGCGGCGATGTCACCTGCCCGGAGGGAGACAGGCTGGAGGATGTGGGAGAGGGTCGGACAAGGCCACAGCTGAGCACGGGGGAGGGAGcccggccccagccccagctgtgCCCCGTAACCTCTTCATGCCTCTGGCAAGTCCCTGAACCCCTCTGAGCCTGTGCGTACGGCTCGAGTGTGAACAAGGGCCCATATGGGAACAGCTGCTTAATACGACTGTAACTTTCAGTCACCTCACGGAGTTCCTCTGGCAGAGGACGAGACAAGCTTAGATGGTGAGGTGATGGCAATGCAAGGATTGGCGAGAAAGTGGTTCCGTGTTGATGGAGGAGGGCTTGGTGACTCAGCTGGCTCGGGAAGGGAGACCAGGGTCAGGAGGGCCTGGGAGCGTCAGTGAGGGAGAGGGTCCTTGTGGGCGGGAGGTTGGGCGCTCGGGGGTCAGAATATAGCCAGGGTTTCCGAGGAGGCCCCTGTGGGTTGGGAGGAGGGTGGTGTGGTCACAGGTGTGGGTTGCTGCAGTGGACTTGGGGCTGAAGGCTACCTCCCCTCACCTGGTGTTCCCTCCCCCAGGTTGTATCTGAGCCTGGTTCTGGGCAATGTCAACGTGACACTCCTGAGCAAGCAGGCTAAGTAATTTGTTGTCGTGGGCGGTCTCAACCCTACTCCCCGTCCCCTGCCCCAGGTCCCTTCCAGTCTGCCCCAGCTTCCCTGGCTAAGCTTGGGGTTCAGGGGCTGCTCCCCCATGCTGGCCCCCGCCACCACAGCAGTGTGTCCAGAGGCGTGGGTGGGCCCTGCCAGCATCCCAGCGTGTCCCACGAGTGtgtacccctcccccctccccaggtttGCCTACAAAGACGAGTACGAGAAGTTCAAGCTCTACCTCAccatcatcctcatcctcatctccTTCACCTGCCGCTTCCTCCTCAACTCCAGGTGGGTGTCCTGCTGCACGGGGCTGGACCCTGTGCCCTCTCCAGGCTCTGGCACCAACCTTCTGTACCCCTCCCTAGGGTGACAGACGCTGCCTTCAACTTCCTGCTGGTCTGGTATTACTGCACCCTGACCATCCGCGAGAGCATCCTCATCAACAACGGCTCCCGGTAGGTGTGGGCCGGAGCCCGGCTcccggggatgggggtgggggggtgacacTGGAGCTGCCCTagaaagcggggtgggggggcgggggggcggcggGTGCTGTGGCCCTCTGAGAAGCAGGAACTGGCTGGGGTACTGGTTTCTTCCCACCTCCTGTCCCGGAGCACTGATCCTGGGGGCTGAGGGGACAGGAGTGACGGTGGCTTCCTGATGCAGGATCAAAGGCTGGTGGGTTTTCCATCATTACGTGTCCACGTTCCTGTCAGGAGTCATGCTGACCTGGTGAGTGGGCCGGCTTGGTCCCAGGGTCTCGGGGGAGCCGGGGCAGGGAGAGGTGGCATCCCCGAGCCCCGACCCCTCCCTCTGCTCTCTGCCTTAGGCCTGACGGCCTCATGTACCAGAAGTTCCGGAACCAGTTCCTGTCCTTCTCCATGTACCAGAGTGAGTGTCTCAGAGGTCCTGCTGAGCTTAGGACTGGCCCCCCTCGGGAGGGGCGGGAAAGGGACTTGGGACTCCAGCCCAGTCCTGATGTCCCCCTGCCCTCCAGGCTTTGTGCAGTTCCTCCAGTATTACTACCAGAGCGGCTGTCTGTACCGCCTGCGGGCCCTGGGCGAGAGGCACACCATGGACCTCACTGTGGGTGAGTCGGGCGTGGCCGCCCCCCTCTGGAATCCTGACGGGGGAGCTGGAAGGGCAAAGTCCTTTCCTCTTGACCTGGGTCTGAGTGATGGGGTCATCTCTGTCCTGGTCGTGCCCCCCGCAGAGGGCTTCCAGTCCTGGATGTGGCGGggcctcaccttcctgctgcccttcctcttctttggaCACGTAAGTTGTACCTGTGTCCCTGTCCATCGGGCTGTCCGTCCTCGGCTCTGATTCGAGCAGGGACTGTGTGTAAAAACCGCCCTCCCTCCCAGTTCTGGCAGCTTTTTAATGCGCTGACGTTGTTCAACCTGGCCCGGGACCCCGAGTGCAAGGAGTGGCAGGTGAGCCGGACCCCTGGAGAGGACGCCGGGAGGGCCGGGCCTGGCTTCTGTCCTGACCCCGATTCCTCCCCCAGGTGCTCATGTGtggcttccccttcctcctcctcttcctcggCAATTTCTTCACCACCCTGCGGGTTGTACACCAGAAGTTCCACCACCAGCAGCACGGGAGCAAGAAAGAATGAGGCTGGGCCTTCCCCGCCTGCCAGCACAGCTCTCTACGGCACCCCCGGCCTGGAAGGGGCTTCTGAACGCCACATGTTGAGGGGGTGGGGGCTCCTCTCGTCTGGGAGGGTCTGTCTGCTCTCCCCTGGGTTTTGTGGGCTCTGTGGGCCCTGAAGGCGGCGCTGGAGAGGAAGACCCGGGCCTGTGTCCCCGCCTGCGGGAGCCGGGGGCCAGCGGCCTCAATAAAGGgcgagaggctcagagaggcttggTGTGTGTTCTCCTGCTGGTAAGACAGGGGTCTGGGGGCTCTGTGCCGCCAACAGCGTGGGGTCTGGGGGTTCCTGAGGTCTCTCTGGGGTCTGAGTTAAGGAGACCCAGGTGGAGGCCCCAGATCTACGCAAGCAGTACCaggcaaatacagaaaacaaCTTTATTCCAAGGGCCAGaggttatttaaaattatttacactCATTGAAAATCACGGGGAGGGGCCAGGCCCCACTCAGCTGAGAGGAGGCGCCCCTTCTGTTCAGCCACCGAGGGCCCGGTCACCCTCAGCCACGGCCCCTGGGGCCGGCGGGTCCGAGGGTACACCTCGGGCCTGGAGCAGTCTCTGTCAGTCACTGGGCCTGCCTCCTGTGGCAGGGCCCAGCAGAACCCACCCAGGCGACTGGCAGAAGGGAGTGAGGAAAGCGATTACATGGGGGAGCAAGTCTGTAGGGCGTGAGGAGCAAAGCAGGGTGGGCCCGGGTGACTCTAGCTCCACACGTCCAGGGAGTAGCGGCCCTTGGTCATCAGCTTCTTGACATAGTCCACGGCCTGGGCGTGCTCCATGGCCCCCTGCTCGGCCACGATGTCGTAGAAGGTGTTCTGCACGTCCCTCGCCATGTTCCGAGCGTCCCTGCGGGCGGGAAGGAGGTGGCGCTGGGGGCCGGGCAGGGGCCCCCCTCCCCCACGGGCAGGTAGGCCCTGTCCCCGCCCCGCCTCTGCCCTCACTCACCCACAGACGTAGATGTGGGCGCCCCCGTCGTGGATCAGCTTCCACAGGTGCTCCCCGTCCCTCTTCAGCAAGTGCTGCACGtagacctgggggtgggggcgccTGTGAGGAGGGCTGCTCACACCGCCCTCCCGCCGCCCCGCGGGGGCCTGCCCGCGGCCTCACCTTCTGGGGCTGCTCCCGGGAGAAGGCCACGTTGAGCTGGGTGAGGGCGCCGTCCTGGTGGAACTTGGCCAGCTCCTCGCGGTACAGGTAGTCCTCGTCAGAGCGGCGGCAGCCGTAGTAGAGCAGCGTCTCCCCCACCTCCTTGCCTGGGGCGGCGGCGGTCAGGGGGATGTGGAACCCCagtcccagccctgctgcccgcccgcccgcccagGGCCCGTACACTCACCCTGCTGCCTCAGCCAGGCCCGCTCCTGGATGAAGCCTATGAAGGGGGCAACCCCAGTGCCCGGGCCCACCATGATGACAGGCACGGTGGCCTTGAAGGGCAGGCGGAACTGGGACTTGCGCACGAACATGGGCACCAGGGCCCTGCGGCCGTTCTCCCCGGCGGGCTCCTTGGCCCGCAGCCAGCTGGTGGCCACGCCCTTGTTAACGCGGCCAGACTGGGTCTCATACTCCACGGCCACGGCACAGATGTGCACGGAGTTGGGGTGGACCTGGCGGGGCGGCACGGTCGGAGTGAGTGTGGCGGTGCCGGaggccccctccctcctgccacccacCCTGCCGCGGGGGTCCCTGCTCAGCGCCTCTTTACACCCTTCGCGGCACCCAAACCTGTTCAAAGGCCCCTTCCTGGCAGCTCTCCTGACTGGCTCTCGGCACTGGGGCCGGAGAGTAGTTTGCAGCTCTGGACACACAGCCCAGGAGTCTCGAGTGAACTGCCCAGGCCAcggggggcagagctggggctgtggCCCAGGGACCCCGGCCCCTCCAAGGAGCCACCACTATGTCTTCCATAAGCGGGCAGGCCTGGAGCCCACACCTTGGAGGACGAGGCGATGGAGTAGTAGCGGGCCTGGAGGCGAGGCAGCAGCTCACACAAGTGGTCGATGGGGGGCCGCAGGGACGAGTAGTCCTGCAGGATGGCCAGGATGTGCCTTCGAGCCTCGACCACCCAGCTCAGGTACAGCTCCTGGGGAGACGCAGAGGTAGGTGAGACACGGGGACCTAGGGGACAGGGCTGAAGTTGGGCCCAGGCAGCTTGGGCAATGGCCTGAGGGTGCTGGGGTGCGAGAGGCAGGCCCACCTTGCCCTCGCCCGAGGAGGAGACCATCTTGCGCAGCTGCTCCTGCTCCGAGGGCTCTGAGGCGTACTGGGCCAGCTCGTAGAGCACGTTGGTGCGTGGCGGGTTGGTGATATCCAGGTAGTAGGTGAGGGCCGTGCGgtaggaggtggggcaggggaaggggtgcTTCTTGTTGGAGTCTTCTGTAAGGAGAGGGCAGGCAGGGTTCGGGGTCAGTGGCCGCCCCCGGGTTGGGCGCGGTGCCACGGGATGGGGTGGGCAAAGCCTCAGGCCTGCTCTCAGGAAGCGGGCAGCCCAGGGAGCACTGGAAGCAGGAGCAGCTCTTTCTGGTCCTTCCCTGACTTTGGGGGCAAAGCCTCAGGCTTCGGCCCCCCTCGCGCGTCACGCTGGACAGGCGGTCTTCATCAGAGGCAGGATGTTGCCGGGGCAGGCCTGGCAGTCACTGGCCCCACCCAGGAGAATCAGCCCCTTCGGGGACCCTTCCCCTGCCAAGAGCTGCTCAGAGAGAGGGCTGCAGAGGGGGAGCTCCCCAAGTGTGTCCTGCCTGCTTGCGGGCTGGACCTGGTccactgtgggggggggggcggctccAGGCTCATGACGGTGCAATGCCAATACCGGGCCTTCAGCTGTGACAGCAGAGCCCCCTCCAGGTCAGTTTTTATGCTTGGACACACATGGAGGTCTGTGCATGGGTCACCCAAGGGCCAAGCTCTGGGGGCAGCATCCTGTATACTCAGGGGCAGCTGCTGGCACAGACCCCCCCGCCAGCCCTTGCCAGGGGCCTTCCATTACCACAGTCAACAGGCTGGCTTTACTGACAGCTCCCCACAAGCAGGCTAGAGCTGGACTGGACCCAGGAGCAACTCCATCTCTTAGAGGTATGACTGCAGGGGCGTTTATTCCTGTGCACAAATGAGCCCCGTGGCACCGCGAGGCTGCCGAGCCACATGGAGAGGAGAGGGCCTGGCCCAGGACGGCTCGGCCTTTAGGGGTTTGGGTCTATTTTTGGGAGGGGTTTGAACTTGGTACTGAAGTATGACCTACGTACAGTGTACAAGTCACAGTGCAATGCTTGATGGATTTTCATGAACTGAAAGTCCTCGTGTACCCAGCACCCACATCAAGCAGCAGGTGTTCCCTGCACCCAGGCACCCTCTTGTGTGAGCCCAGAAAGCAGGGCTCAGGCCTTGCACGACAGGGGCAGGTGCGGCACTTCCTCTGCAGCCCCACTTGTGCCTCTGGTTCTGAGCCTCCGCAGCCCTCTCTCTAAGCAGCTCTTGGCAGTGAACGGCTCTTCACAGGGGCCCGGAGTCTCCTGGGGGAGAGTGAGCACCAACACCCCTCCTGACCCCCAGCAAGGTCCTGCCTCGGATGGCGCAAGAGCCGTGCCCCCCAGTGCAAGAAAGGCCCAGGCGTGCACTCCCATGCGTCCACTGCCGGCACGATGAATTCTGATAGAAATCAGCCCCCTTTCACGCAGCTCCTCTCAAGGCTGACTCGAGCTGCTGAGAAGGAGCAGCCCAGGCTCAGGTCACTGAGGACAAGAGTGAGCGGGGCAGGGCCAGGCCAAGCTGGGCCCCAGGTCAGTGGACAGTGGGGGCACTGGGGGCATTCACAGGCTGGGCAGCCCTGCCCCACGGTAGTGCCCCTTGCACTCTGAGCACCCTGAATGGACCTGGAAGGCCGTCAGGATTGTTGACTCGGATCCCTGGGTTCACAGGTGAGGAGACCCTGGAGCCAGAGAGGGCCTTCAGTGGCCAGTTGTGGCTCTCTTCCCTGTAGGACACGGGGCTGGCTCTGTCTCCAGGCACCCACTCTCCCTCAAGGGAGTATGGCAGTGAGGGGATGGGGGAACCCCAGAAGGGAGAGCGCCAGCCCCTGCAGCTACCTTTTCCCCTGACCCCGAGTTTGTTCTACAACCTGTAACTGGGGTCTTGGTTATGAGGGCTTCTAGGGCACCAGGCTTTAGCCCTAAGCAGAAGCTCAACCTATGGACCTTGCCAAGGGGCCCATTCCCACCAGCCACCTCAGGCCCAGGTAGGTACGGAGGCCTGGATCCCAGGACTCACCGTCAAGATTGTTCAGGGACATGATAACGTCCAGGTCGGCACCCAGGATCTCGCCGAGCTGGTTGACCAGGGCAGAGTCGTTGGCCGGGTAAACAGCCACGTGGTCCCCAGATTCATACCTGGGGTAGATGCGAGGCTCAGGAGGGTGGAAGACAGCTCTGCACCCAAACAGGAGGCCTGAGTGAAAGGtttgagggggtggggggtggcagcaGCTGATACCTGATTTTGGAGTCTGAGATGTCTAATTCCAGGTGCATGAGGTGTCGCTCAGTTCCCTGGTTCAGCTTCCGGTTGGTGGTGACGACAGCCAAGAAGGGGTTCTTGGCGTCgaaggggctgggtggggagagcAGCTCAGTGACTGGCCAGGCCTTCAGTCTGAATCTTCCCACCCCAAGCGACACTTCTGGCCACACAGGACACAGGAAACATCAGAGCTGGCCTCCAAGGGTCACGAGGAAACCTCTTCAATTAGGTAATGGGCTTTCCCAGCCTAATCCACAGCGGTGCTCCCGGCACCCCGCAAGGGGGTAGAGCTAGGTTATCAGTGTCGCCATTTACagacatggaaactgaggctggtcCCTAAAAACCTGGGGGACCCTCCACACTCTGTACACGTTGGTGAGCAGAGCACAAGGAGGGCCAGGCCCTTGAAGGTGGCTCCCCAAGACGGAAGGGGCCTGGGTTCCGAGTGACGGCGTGGAGCAAAGCCCCCTCCGCCCAGGTGCCCAGGACTGTACGTGAACAGGAGAGACGCTTTCACTCTGTGAAGTCACTGAAATGTCGGGCTTTCCGGCTACAGCTGCAGCAGGGCTGCTGGTCGCAAAGCCTGGTGGTTCTAGGAGGTCTTTCCTGGGAGGCTCCAGCAGGATTCTGGGTGGCACCCACGGGCAAGTCAGGGACCCCAGAGAGGAACACTATGTTTCTGGACAAAACGTCCAGACATTGAGGCAGATTTTAAGGACGCGAGCCCTTTTGCCCAAGTTCCACCTTGACCCAGAGCTGAACTCACCgtcctggtccaggaactggTGGGTACCCCCCTCCCCAGGGTATCTACAGGGCAAATGAAGTACAAGCTGAGCAAGGGCCAGTCCCCCCGAGGCCACGCCCTGGGCGGAGGGACTGCtgggagcggaggggaggggtCCCCAGGGCCCCGGGCTCAGAGCAGCCTCCCATCTCTCTCTGCTCCAGGCCTCACCCCCTCCTGTGCGGTGGAGATGGAAACGTAGGTGCCCTCACCCAGGCCCACTCCTGGATGTGGGGGTAAGGAAGCCCCACAGGACGGGGCCTGGGAGGACAGGCCCTGCGGGGACGCACGGGACGGCCAGCTGTCCGGCCCCAGCCATGCTCTCTACTCACGGTTTCTGGTTCTCGTAGCTCTTCAGGCGGCCCATTTCGCCCACGTACACCTTGGCCGCGTCTATGTCTGTGTGGACTACAAGCTCATACTGGCGAATGCTGCAAAAGGGAGACACAGGGTGAGGCCGGGGGCCGGGAGGGGGCCGGGTCCCCAAGGAGGGAGTGAGGCTGTGAGGCGATGGGACGTGCAGCGAGGGCTGCGGGGCCAGACGTGACCCACGAGGAAGGAGATGCGCGAGCGTGGGAGGCAGGAGGGGCCAGCACGGCACTCGGAGGGCGGGCCTGAGGCTCTGCCCAGAGGAGGCCAGGAATCCCGCCCTGACCGTCACCTGCAGGCACAGCCCAAGTGCTTGGGCCCGCGCCCCTCCCGCACCCTGATGGAGCCTCCTCCAGCGCCACCACACCCGCCAGGCCAGTCCCCCCATCAGCAGGCAGCACCCAAGGCCCCGGCCCACCTGCGCACACTCACCTGGACTCGTCTCCAGTGGCTTCCACCCCTAAGTGCTCGCACACGGCCGGCCAGAACTGCTCTCGCCACGTGATGAAGTCCTCCTCCAGGCTGGGGACGAGAGGGGATGAGCCAGGCTCCAGATGGGGCTGCCGGCAGAGCTCGGACTCTGTCCCATCACCCCTCCGAGCTGGAGGGTTCATTTCACGCCAGCCCGCCCAGTGATGTAACCCAGGGCGTCAGGAAGCGTCCAGAGGGTCTGCAGTAACCACGGGAGGCCCCATCTGAGCCGGGTGAGCCGGGAGGGTGTGGGTGAGCAAAGAAGGTGGGGACTGGCGATGGGGGGGTTGGCCTTCCCTCCCCCGTGGTGAGGCGGGTCACGGAGTTGCGCTGACATCATGGCTCTGTCCTCCCCTCCTGTGCCCTGGCCAGCCCTAACCTGTGGCTCCTGACACACGACAGCCGGGGTGGAGGGGGGGGTGGGTTGCAAGGGCGTGGGCCCTGGAGGGGTCACTCACTTCCCGTCGTCGTCGCCCAGCCCCAGATCAAAGATCCGCTGGGCCCCGAGCTGCTCCAGCCGCTTGTCCACATACTTGCCCATGGCGTTGAAGTGCTCATAGGTCTTGTTCCCAAGGCCAAACACCTGTGTGGATGAGGGGCCAGTGGTCAGCGGTCCCTGCCAGACCCCTTGCACTGTGAGGCCCCAGAGGTGGCTTTGTTTTGGTGACCTGCAGTCCAGGCCCCTCCTCAACCACCTCGGCCTTGACCCTGGCGGCAGCAGGGGGGTTTCACCCCGCCCATTCAAGATTCTCCTTGCCCAGCAGAATCTTGGTCAGCCCACTGCTCTTTTCTTGCCTTCAGTCTCCAGTAGCAAATGCTCCCGAGCAAAGTGGGGCTGGGGCATGGGAGGGGGAGCTCTTGAGCCAGGCCCGGGTGGAAGACAGGGTCGCCCCATGAGCAGCCTTCCTGGGATTCCCTGCCACGAGCTCCCTACCAGGCCCTCGGCTCGAAGCCCCTGTCCTGGCGCCTGGGCCTGCCCTAGCTGATCAAACGAGGTGAGAACTGGAGGAGTTCCTCTTTGACACGGGGTTCTGGAGGTTGCATGAGCCCACACGGGTGACTCACCGCGTACTTGACCCCAGAGAGGTCCACGTCCGTCTCCTGGAGCCAGTCGTAGAAGTCCTGGGCATTGTCAGTGGGGTCCCCCTCGCCGTAGGTGGCCATGCAGAACACTGCCAGGGCGTTCTCAATCTCTGACAGGCTGCTCAGGTCGCCCTGGGGAGACAAAGGCAGGGCCAGGCCCAGCAACCAAGACTAAGCCTGCTCCCAGCAGGGGTGCAGATGGGCGAGTCCAGGGTTCAAGTGGACGGGGTGCATTTCAAGAGCAAAGGGAACAGCAGGCCCAGAAGAGCACAGGTGAGGGCCTGGGGTGTTGAGAGAAGTATGCTGGGTTCCAGGCCACGGGCTGGCACTTGGAACATGGTGCCCTGGGCCACCTCCGGAGAACCTCATCATCCCACAAAGTCCCTGGGGCACAGCAGGACCTGGGCTCGCGCTAATTCCTAACCAACTGTCCGCCAACTCGAAACCCAGGTCCTAAGACAGATGGGTAGTGGTGCTCGTCCCCAAGACCGAAGGCAGGGGCGTGGAGTAGGTGGGGGATGGTTTGGTTTGGGAGACAGAGTGGCACATGTGGGAAGCAGCTGGCCCTCAGAAGAGAGTGGTTCTAAGGGAAAGTTCATTTATCATGTTGTTGGAGCAGTAAGAGCCCGACACTGCCTCCCCCACCCTGATGTCTTGCAATGACCCTTCAGGGGAGAAGCAGGAAGGCAACTCCCTGGGGCATCTTCCCAGGACTGCCTGCTCcctgccagccctgcccctcctggGTGCCTAAGGAccactcccccttccctgcccactGAGTCCACCTGCGGCCGCTGGCCTGGCTGTCTCAGAAACAGGCAAGCAGACTGCTGGAAGTTTCCTGCCCTTGGAGAGCCACGACTGGCGAAAGAGCCGATGCGCGGAGGAGGGATAGCAAGGTGAGCGGGTCCCCATCGCCCTCAGAGGCAGGCTGGGTGCAGCTGGGGCCAGGAAGTGGGGACCGTGTCCTGCAGACAGTCCTGTGTTGGCCCGGAGGAGCCCTGTGCCAAGGATGGCTGACAGGAGAAGGCGGGGATCCTG from Balaenoptera acutorostrata chromosome 15, mBalAcu1.1, whole genome shotgun sequence encodes the following:
- the LOC103007702 gene encoding NADPH--cytochrome P450 reductase isoform X2, which produces MGDSSVEAGATASDTAAEEVSLFSTTDVIMFSLIVGLLTYWFLFRNKKDEVPEFTKIQTTTSSVKDSSFVEKMKKTGRNIVVFYGSQTGTAEEFANRLSKDAHRYGMRGMAADPEEYDLGDLSSLSEIENALAVFCMATYGEGDPTDNAQDFYDWLQETDVDLSGVKYAVFGLGNKTYEHFNAMGKYVDKRLEQLGAQRIFDLGLGDDDGNLEEDFITWREQFWPAVCEHLGVEATGDESSIRQYELVVHTDIDAAKVYVGEMGRLKSYENQKPPFDAKNPFLAVVTTNRKLNQGTERHLMHLELDISDSKIRYESGDHVAVYPANDSALVNQLGEILGADLDVIMSLNNLDDSNKKHPFPCPTSYRTALTYYLDITNPPRTNVLYELAQYASEPSEQEQLRKMVSSSGEGKELYLSWVVEARRHILAILQDYSSLRPPIDHLCELLPRLQARYYSIASSSKVHPNSVHICAVAVEYETQSGRVNKGVATSWLRAKEPAGENGRRALVPMFVRKSQFRLPFKATVPVIMVGPGTGVAPFIGFIQERAWLRQQGKEVGETLLYYGCRRSDEDYLYREELAKFHQDGALTQLNVAFSREQPQKVYVQHLLKRDGEHLWKLIHDGGAHIYVCGDARNMARDVQNTFYDIVAEQGAMEHAQAVDYVKKLMTKGRYSLDVWS
- the LOC103007702 gene encoding NADPH--cytochrome P450 reductase isoform X1, with the translated sequence MGDSSVEAGATASDTAAEEVSLFSTTDVIMFSLIVGLLTYWFLFRNKKDEVPEFTKIQTTTSSVKDSSFVEKMKKTGRNIVVFYGSQTGTAEEFANRLSKDAHRYGMRGMAADPEEYDLGDLSSLSEIENALAVFCMATYGEGDPTDNAQDFYDWLQETDVDLSGVKYAVFGLGNKTYEHFNAMGKYVDKRLEQLGAQRIFDLGLGDDDGNLEEDFITWREQFWPAVCEHLGVEATGDESSIRQYELVVHTDIDAAKVYVGEMGRLKSYENQKPPFDAKNPFLAVVTTNRKLNQGTERHLMHLELDISDSKIRYESGDHVAVYPANDSALVNQLGEILGADLDVIMSLNNLDEDSNKKHPFPCPTSYRTALTYYLDITNPPRTNVLYELAQYASEPSEQEQLRKMVSSSGEGKELYLSWVVEARRHILAILQDYSSLRPPIDHLCELLPRLQARYYSIASSSKVHPNSVHICAVAVEYETQSGRVNKGVATSWLRAKEPAGENGRRALVPMFVRKSQFRLPFKATVPVIMVGPGTGVAPFIGFIQERAWLRQQGKEVGETLLYYGCRRSDEDYLYREELAKFHQDGALTQLNVAFSREQPQKVYVQHLLKRDGEHLWKLIHDGGAHIYVCGDARNMARDVQNTFYDIVAEQGAMEHAQAVDYVKKLMTKGRYSLDVWS